Genomic DNA from Gossypium hirsutum isolate 1008001.06 chromosome A01, Gossypium_hirsutum_v2.1, whole genome shotgun sequence:
AAAAGCTCGTCAGTCTTTATATTCTACAAGGTTCATCGATGACGATAAAGCAACAATTTCTTTATTTGTTAAGGAGTTGGACTCGACTTGTTTAAAGCATAGGCAACTTGGTCATGTAAACGAAAAATGTATGACCATTTTGAATAAGACATGTTCTCTTCTAGGTGTAGGAGTTGGTAAGACAGAGCACTGCGTTTATGGGAAGCAGACATGAGTCATCTTTGATTTGGCAGTTCAAAAAACTAAAAGTCTTCCACTTTCAATGTCCAAGTAATATTTGGACTCGATTAAGTATCCTGCAAAATCAAGTTAGGCCTCAGTCGGGGCTCGACAAAGAAGGCTTGTGAAAATACGAGTCAAGGTAGAGATTTGTGGAATGTGCCTTGTATTTTCGGGCAAACCAGAGATGAAATAGAATCGACGTCACAATGGGGAAGAGCATGACATCTCGACTTGGCAATGTGTATTCAACTTAAACCTAGTTTCTTCTACTAGTTAAACTTTGATTAGTTTAagaatttttagttatatttgGACTTTCCTATTTAAAAGGTCTTTGTAACACTGTTTAGAGAGTTAACAGAATATCTCTTAAGTGAGATTTGATGAAGAGTTTTAGGGAGAGTTTTTGAGAGAGCTTTGTATTCAGGTTTTGAGTTTTGTTCTTTGGGATTAttttctccatcttgtactctTCGTTGTTTATACGAGTCGATCCCCAACAAGAATTTTTTTGCAATGTGATAAGcaagtacaatttgacaatttttaatgcattattttagtttttactattttttaactttaatccttaattttttttatcccaaTCAACACTTCAAAAAAGGATACTattttaagtgaccaaaatggaAATGACCTAGAAGTTGGGTGATCAAAATTAAAGTGTGAACATGATGTGACGTGTACTTTCAAAAACCACCGTTAGATATTTAACAACTAggtgattaaaatgaaaactCCCTAAAAATTGAGTGACAGAATTTCAAgaccaaaataaaaacacttTAAAAGTTGTATAACCAAAtaggtattattattattattattattattataatatagttTGTGTTAGGTGTATGGTAAGTGCTGTTGTTCAAATGAGTATTTGTTAATAATTTAGAGATGGCTAAATGTCTTTTTAATACTTTACTTatgaatcaataaaaaattatggttttattgtatattaattatatatatagttgtATAATAGCATAACATAACACCACATCTAAGATGCATTTGATAAATCATTTAAacatttcattttattaaaaacaatttttttaggcATTTAGTATTTTAAATGTATCTggtaatctttttatttttttatttaatataaaattttcaataaaaaaatattgaataatataAGTAGTTAGTTAACTAATTATCAGTTAATATAAATAGTATTaagttgaatttatttattaaaaatcgaaataaattatatacatttaaaaaaaatgaaatatttaaatcatcatatttatcatttactcaaaaatatctaaaataacataaaatattatttaaatattaactttTATCAAGCAAcacaattatatattaatttaccaaacaaattttaatataaattcaatactcataaaatttaatagtaaaaagtcaATACTTAATTTTGAAGCACTTAATCAAACACatcttaaataaaaaagaaaatcttGTAATTAGCTAATGACACTCAAAACTATAAAGCACCTTCAATGTTATTACACCATTTCAAGAAAACACATTTATATAATTGTGTTAATTGTTGTAATGATTGTGAACTAGTTTTGTCTGTAATAACTAGAAATGCAAAGgaaaaacacacaaaataaaTTTAGTTGATAACTGCAGGTGTAGTTGATTTGTTTAGGGGTTCTCTCCAATAATCACTTTTACTATTCATTCATTCCACCTTGATAATCTATGAAGCAAGAGTGAGTGAGTTCCCATCCCcaaaataatgaatatatatatatatataaaattacttataattagctttttgtcttttttttccaaatttcatttatttcttacTTTTAAAACAAGTCTGttataattatttcttaaaaGAAAGTGTCATAATAATAAAAGAGGTCCTAAGTCAAACTACAACAACAATTTGCTAATATACGTTTATATATAACATCTTAATGCTGCACCCTCGGGCCTTTACCCTATATAAACAGTTGATTAAATCCTTATGTTTTTTGTCAAGTTGacactaattttttatttcttcaacaTAAAAGCGAATTACACCATTGATTACTCACCATTGATTACTCACCGGAATGTCGATCAACGGTaattaaaggaagaaaacaaaatacCCAACCTAGCATGAGAAACACGTGATCTTAAAGATTAGGGGTAATCTAGTCACTAAACAAAAAAACCTTAAGTTAGGACAAAAGACAATGTAAATATCTCTAAAACTAAAGGGTAATATAGGAATGTTATTaacagtttttttttattattgactAGTTAAAGAATGAAATAGAGTTGCAGAGGAAGTCAGAGATTGAAGAAAGAGAGATCTATATCATATTTGAACGCTTTTTGTGGTCTAAAGAAaagttttttaatttcaaatttgttttcttttctccGCTAATTATCACAGAAACTGTAGTTTGAGGTTTGAAAAGAAGGGTTTTTATTTTGCGGGTTACAGGGATTTCTGCTGGTTCACTTGTGAAACCTTCAATTACAAACCCTTATCTCTTTCAGCTTTCAggtattccttttttttttgcaattcaaaaggttattatttatattatttgtttttttttccttttgttccTCTAAATCTTGTTATTTTTTGTGGAGTTGATAAGCTCAACTTTGTTGATCTGTAAGCAAAATTTCTCTACAAAtattagggttttatttttttaaaattttctggtAGATTTTAAAACTAAAGAGTATTATGTTGCAAGGAAATCTGCGTATTTAGTTGATTTGTTACTTGGTTAATGCTTCTGGTTTAAGTATACTATACGTTTACCTAGAAGAGAAAGTAGTTTGAAGTTTAAACTAGGAATGGTAGCTTATATTCATTCTTATATTTACTTCTGGGTTTGGGGGATTGGAAGATTGATAAGTAATCCCAATGCATTTGTTGGCCATAATTAAGTTTGGATTGGCAAAGTTGTGAAATTCCAATAAACAGTTGACAAGCCAAACAACTACGTGTCATAATAAAGACAACAGTTGTGAGTTCAGGATAATTGATGGGGAGTCTTAATCGATGTTCTTGGCCCCCTCATTTATGTCTTTGGTTGGATCATCTTACAAGTGCTTGGGAGTTTAGGTTATTATATCTATTCTATCTTTTTAGGTTGGTATAATGTTGTTTTAAAGTTTGCTGTTTTTTTTGTTCTAGCAACTTTTTTAGCCTGGTTTTTGTTTTAATTCGGGGAAAAATGGGATTTGAACCCAGTTCTTTGAGCAGATGAGTACATGCACCTACCATTGAGCCAAATGCTTGGGGTGCTTTCATCATTTATTTTACCTTAAAACAAATTAGAGAATATGAAACACAAGGTTATTAGTAACTTAGGCATTATAGGGGAAAACAGCATAGTGTTAAGCTTCTGTTCTTGAGGGTTGTAACATATTTATTGTTTGATATTTGTTTCTAATGTCTTTGTTGTGAATTATATCCTTTGGGCGTCGGAGAAGTTGAAGAACCTTAAGAAAGATAAGTTggattttagttattaatttctTCTTGTTATGGTTTAGCATCTAAAATAGTTAACAATAAGCTTCAAATTATTGGTATCAACTATTAACATCAATGCATTTAGGCTTACCAATCTGGATTTTGTGAACAATAAGTGTTGAATAAGCATTGGATCAAGAGATCTGTCCTCCTCTGGGCTCCTTTAGGCTTTTCTTCTATCTCTTCATTCAATGTTCTAAGTCCTTCTAATCAAATTCAATGTTCTATCTCTATTTCAGGTCTTGATTACTGTATTCCTTCTAATCAAATTCAGCTAATATTAAGGTGTTAGTTACTGAGTGAAAAATAATTAGGTATTAAGAGTATTTAGCAGTACATTTTCTTGTTAAAATTACAGAGGTGTACTTTGGGTTAACATTGCGCATTGGTTCCTAGTTTCTTTCATCTTTGTTTTACTTTCTTGTTACTCAAACATAGTTCTGAATTATGTTTCATGCTTTAACGTCTGATTTAAAGTCCATCTCATTGCAGGTCCAGTAGCAGTTACTCCTCATACAGGTTCCTGACGGCTATTGTCATCTGTTTTTGGTTGTGAAACTGGAAACCAAATAGAATGTGCTATTGTGTTTCAGTTGCTTGACAAGTTTGGCTTTTTTGTACCATATGGTGATTGGTTGTCAGTAGAAGATTTCTGTACTAATTTGTCagcttatttttatatttgaatgaCATCATGTGGGCACAGGGACTCAATTAAGACTAAATGAATGGAGAAAAATCAAAACAAGATTTTCATGGAACATTCTAGAGTTAGTAAACAATACAACTCTGTGGAGCATGGAAATGGGGAATTCCCCCATGCAACTCAAGCATTTATGCCAGATCCTATGACCAGCTTAAACATGAGTATAAGGCCTCCTGAGCTAAAAGGATCTGATGTCAAACCTGTACTTAATTATTCCATACAGACTGGTGAGGAGTTTTCTTTTGAATTTATGCGGGATCGGTTAAATCCTAGGAAGCATTTCATCCAAAATTCTCTAGGTGAACCCAGTTATGCAACAGGATATATGGATCTAAAAGGTCTTTTAGGCATTAGTCGTACGGAATCTGAAAGTGGGTCTGATATTTCAATGCTTAACATGGTAGAGAAAGGTCCGAGGGGGTTTGAAAGAAAAGACTCTGTACATGAAAACCAAAGTAATTATGGGTCACATCAATCAATGCGACAGACTACATTGGGCTATGAAAATAATAGAGGACTTCTATATATGTCAATTGGGACCTCTGATGGCACATCAACAAAGATGAAGGTTCTTTGCAGCTTTGGTGGGAAAATCCTACCTCGACCAAGTGACAGAAAGCTAAGGTATGTTGGAGGCGAAACTCGCATAATTCGCATCAGAAAGGATATTTCGTGGCAGGAGCTTAAGCAGAAGATATTAGCAATTTATGATCAAACAGAAGTGATTAAATATCAGCTTCCAGGAGAGGACTTTGATGCTTTAGTTTCTGTGTCTTCAGACGAAGATTTGCAGAATATGATGGAGGAATGTAATGAACTTCTAGACAAAGAGGCCTCTCAAAAGCTTAGAATGTTTCTGTTCTCACTGAGTGATTTGGAGGATACTCAGTTTGGTCTAGGCAACATGGATGGTGATTCCGAGATTCAATATGTGGTAGCTGTTAATGGAATGGACTTTGGAACAAGGACAAGCACTACTCTGCATGGGTTGACAAGCTTTTCTGCTAACAATTTAACAGAACCAGTGGGAACGAGCATAAACAGGGAAACAAGCAGAGTTGCTGGAGACTCAGTTGTTATTAGCTCTTCTAACATTCCTGGCATTATGGTGTCATCATCAACTTTTCAGTCTTCTCAACCAGTTCTACCAAGTTCCTCAGGTGCCTATGAAACCCGTCCAGAGTTTTATCATGGCCAGACGATGGGGTATCCATTGCAGTATGGTCATAATTCTTCTAATTATTCCTATATTGCAGAATTTTCTAATTCAGTTCCTCCTAATGGGTTTATGAATCAACATGAACGCTCGACTGAAGTGCCACCATACAATGGCCTACAGCAACAGAATCTGCAGATGCCAGCGACTGAGTTCAAACCCAAACCTGATTGTTCTGGTCACCAGGGCAATGACCTTGAAAAACATCGCCCTTCGGAAACAGATCACCCAGTTTCTTCTCGGCTGCATGAAGGAAAGGTGATAAATCATTTTCAGTGTGAAGAAGTACCAGTTGCAGTTGCTCCACAAGATGTGCCGCATTTTACTTTGAAAAATGAAGCTAAAAACCaggaaaatgaaaaagttgcGTCATCTGTTGATGCTGTGAATGAAGTGCTTGTTCCTAAACAGGGTAATGATGACCATCATTCAACTTCTAGTTATGCTGATTCTGAGTCTAATCCAACTGATTTAAGCTACCATGAGCCTACAGTGCCTCCTCACAAGGTTTATTATTCGGAAAGAATACCTCGGGAGCAGTTAGATTTGCTGAATCGATTGTCAAAGTCTGATGATTCATTAGGTTCTCAGTTGCTCTTAGCTCATCCACAATCTGATATGGCACAGCAATTTCCAAACACAGAAACTGTTGGAAATTTGTGTGATACTAATATTGCTTCCCATATTGAAAAATCAGCTGCAAAACTTTCTAATAAAACCACTGATGATGAAATTTCCCAACGGCAAAAGCACAAAGAATTTCCTGCTGCTGTTTCTTTGATGAACTCAAAGCCTTCTGAGGAAGTGTTGGACACAGGTCTGAAGCAAGCAGTTTCAAATCCTATGGACAATATTCAAGCTCCAAACAAGGATGGGGTTCAGGTTGGTTTTCCAAAAGATAACCTTTCAGTTGATGAAAAGAAACCCACATTTGATGTGAAAGCTGAAACTGGGCCAGGGCTTCCTGTAGGAAGCGAATCAGCTTTTGCTCTGCCCCATGATGCCAACTTGACTAGCAAAAACCCACCAGTGCATTTTCAGGTTGATTTGAGGACGGAAAGCTCTACAAAAGATGATTCTAAAGAGAACCACAGTAGCGGTATTATCAGGGCAGCGCAGGGAGACATTCTTATTGATATCAATGATCGATTTCCTCGAGACTTCCTTTCTGATATATTTTCCAAAGCAATGCTTTCTGAGGAATCCTCTGGTGTTAGCCCACTGCAGACAGATGGAGCTGGCTTGAGCTTGAACATGGAAAACCATGAGCCCAAACGCTGGTCATATTTTCAGAAGTTGGCACAAGATTTTGGTGAAAAAGATGGTTCTCTCATCAACCAAGATCATGTATCAGATCAGTTTGCCCCAGTGGGTGTAGTTCCATTGAGCCAAGCTGAGTCTGATAAAAAAATTGGTGAAGACAACCCGAAGGATGGTCAACCCCAAGTGCAAATCAGTGAAAGTATGCAGTTTGATGCCATGATAGAGAACCTAAGAACACCAGAGTCAGAATATGAGGTAACTAATGTCAATGAGAATTGATTTTGTACACCTTGCTTTCTTAAAAGATATCACCTAATAGAATATGATTGCATTGGTTCTTCTAGAAGACGAAATCAGAAAAGAGGAATATTGGTCTACCTCCTTTGGATCCTTCTCTGGGAGAATTTGATATCAATACCTTGCAGGTATGCTACTGTTGTCACAGATTCTCCTGCTTTTGTTGTTTTACTTTTGGTGCATATGAAATGGAGTGGTTCCATGTTTGTTGTTGAATACTCAAAAACTTTTGAAAAGTAGGGAGTTTGATATTATCTCTTTTTTTACTTAAAAGGcacatttaatataaaaaaattaaagaagttATAAAGAACTTCAATCAAGTAGATCTTTTATCCTGCTTATTACCTTGCAAAAAAGCATGTTCACCTGAAAAGGTCTGAAGTGCTTTTGTTATCTAATGCTACGGTGCATGTTTAGATGCATCGAGGTTCACTGCCACTGGGTAGTGGAACAGTATGGGGCAGTGCTTGCTTGTCTTTGTTGAGGCTTCTAGTTGCAGAAATTAGCTTTCCTTTTGCTCATGTGCGTCACATAGTAATCTAATAAAAACCTGGTATGCAATGGACAGCCTATATTAATGTCTAGCTTTTAGTTCTTACTAGATATGTATTCTGATCCTTTTGAagctttttatttttgtcattctGCATGCAAGAAAAGAACAAGGACATACTTTGATTCTGATGACTGTAATTTGCTTGATAGAAGTTCTAGAAGAATAGCTAGTGCTAGCTGTTGAATGGGTTCTTAAATTGACAAAGCAATTAAAAcatcttttttgtttttggaaattttgttcttttgtaaTGCTATTTTAATTTCCCCCCCATTCTGATATGTTTAGATTCAGTATTTGTCTCTCATCATAAACTTAATTTTGTGGACTCAAATGCAATGGGGATAAGCTTTTGGAGTATGTACTGGCCATTAAATGCTTTGAAGCTGCATGGATGTGTTTCTGgcactttttttcttttgaaaacttCCATGCACGTAAACTGAAATGAAAAATGCATTTCTCTTTTCACTGGCTTGTTATACTTTGGGCCTCAACCTGTTTTGACGGTGTCCCACTTATTGAAATGTTCTGTAATATGTATTAGATGCTTACTTGTTTATCCTGGATCATGTTATAGCTCATAATGAATGAAGATCTTGAAGAGTTGAGGGAGCTGGGTTCTGGTACATTTGGGACTGTATATCATGGCAAATGGAGGGGATCAGATGTTGCCATCAAGAGAATAAAAAAAAGCTGCTTCACAGGTCGATCATCTGAGCAAGAAAGATTGGTAATTTGCCTCACTtgcaaattattaatatttttatacatgtgATACATTTTCCATGTATGCTTTCATGACACCATTGGACAAAAGCCTCTTGATCTTAAAAGGAAGTTAACCAACTAAAACTATTAtcattttttcatttcatttcatttatttattttttttggggCGTGAAGAGGGGGGGGGGATTGGTCCAAATAGAGCtgtagttctttttttttttgtcatactTGGGGTTGCCAGGGTTTCATATATGGTAACTTGAACTAAAAGTTCAGCCACTCTACCAATAGACCACATGGCTGTTCTCGAtgatttgttttctttattattgctgctattattattaattatcaaCATCGTCATCTAACCTAGTTAATGCATGTTTGCAACTTCTGTTCTCTCTCTTTGGTATTATTTCATACTTAATGCTATACTAAAAGATTTACACTTCATCCTCAGACCAATGAATTTTGGCGGGAAGCTGACATTCTCTCAAAACTTCATCATCCAAATGTGGTGGCATTTTATGGTGTGGTGCAAGATGGTCCTGGAGGAACAATGGCTACTGTTACAGAGTTCATGGTTGATGGTTCCCTTAGGCATGTTTTACTTCGCAAGGATAGGTGAATTCTCTTTTCATTTTGTTACTTAGTAATAGTTtgtcttagtttttttttttttttttccttttgtgtgTGGGGGGGGGGGGTGTGAAGATATCCTAGAATTTCACAACTGCCTTTGTTAGTTCATGAACATCTCCTGTTTGACCGTTCTGCCTAATTTAAAATTGCAGGTTGCTTGATCGTCGTAAGAAGCTCATAATTGCCATGGATGCAGCATTCGGGATGGAATATTTACATTCAAAAAATATTGTGCATTTTGATCTGAAATGTGACAACTTGCTTGTTAACTTGAAAGATCCTTCACGACCTATTTGCAAGGTTACCTTGGGTCATCTGCCCTGGACAAATTTAGTATGGTTAAATTTGGTGCTAATTATTACATTTCtaagatattatttttctttccagGTTGGTGATTTTGGACTGTCTAAAATAAAACGTAATACCTTAGTTTCTGGTGGTGTTCGGGGGACCCTACCTTGGATGGCCCCAGAGCTCTTGAATGGGGGCAGCAATAAGGTTTCAGAAAAGGTAAGATGTCATTCATGAAAATAACTTGAACTGGCACAGTAAGCTACTTGCTCTTCCTGATTCTTCCCATTGATCAGCTGGTAGGTTTTATCTGATTATTGCATTGTAAAAATCAGTCCTTAAGACTGAATGGGGAGAAGGCTTTCTTTAacttattattctttatttaagAAGCCATTACACTGATCAGTACATATTCTGAATTGCTGCCATTCCATTTATATCAGCTACCATCTAATGGAAAATTaagataatgataataaaaatggcTGCTACCGCGTAATAGTTGGCTGTAGTGGGTAAAGAGGAGGCAGTTTGCCACTGAATCTTACAAATTACAGTAGAGAATTTTGCTAAAGATGTATTTTTGCAAAATATTTGTCTGCATCTTTTTATTTATCGAGATAGTTTCAGCATAAGAACAGTACCATGTATCATTTTAAAAGGACATTTAACAGATACAGTGGCTTCAAGCAGCTGACTTTTTCAAAGAAGGAAAGAATGTGCAAGTTTTGCTGTCATCTTAGAGGAAAGAAATTGAACGGATTTTGCTTGTGGTATATCATAATGCAGTTATCTGTCATAGCTAAACTATAGAGCATCAAACTACTACTTTTTAACATGGCTTTTTAAATGAAATGGGACTCAAAAGATGGATGACATTGGTAATAGTCTAGGAGAATCAATTGTTGAGTCTGAATCAGTAAGTGGtagttcatttttttttgaaCTGTATTTTTTACCACACTATTAATTGCCATTTATTCTTTGATGACTAATATATCTAAATAAAGCATATACATGAACCTACGTGTGTGCACATATACACATATGCAAGCACCTTTATATGGGAGCCTTAactgaaatatttaaaaaagaaaaagagaaagaagagagaGATGGTGCATGGGGAtgtgaaagaaaattaaaatattttgatggTGAGATAGTTCCTTAGAGACCTATCTGGTTTCTGTATACTTATTTTATATCTGTTTTGAAGATATCGCTAGCATTGCTGCATTGATTGTTGAGGAAGAACATCATATTCTTGTTACTTATTCTGCCTCGGGTATATCTAGCCATGACATAAGTCACTTTTCAGTACTATGCTTTACACTTCTTTGTTGATCTGCAGGTTGATGTGTTCTCTTTTGGTATTGTTTTATGGGAGATTCTCACTGGGGAAGAGCCTTATGCCAATATGCACTATGGTGCAATTATAGGTATGACTTGAGTACTTGTAACTATTGAGGTTGTGCTTGTGTCAGAAGATTCTCACCAGTTTTAGAGGCAAATGAAAAACTAAATAACACTCATAGAATGATGTTTTGAAGTAACAGCCTGTGTTTCCATCCTTTGGGCTAAAATTTTTGTTCTAGAGccaaaatataaaatgaaagtagttttggtacttttggttgATGCATTGACAAAATCCTTAAAGGATAGTCTGTTTTATTAACCGTGAGGCATTGAGCCTGTTAACTGACgtttgatttttagacttcatccatgaaaatatctcCTCAATACTGATTCCTAACATGGATATTGTCAGATAATGTGACTGTTTGAATTTTTGACTGGCACTGATAATAGCGTACATATCAGATAGGAATTCTAAATTTTTAGGATACTAATTACTGATAAGTTTTCCTGGTTTGAAAGGTCAGAACTGTGTCTATATAGGAGACTGTAGCAGCTGTATTTACACAGTAAAAATTAAGTCCAGTACATCAATTTTCTGCAGATATGCTGGGTATCTGGCTGGCATATGATCTATATCATGCCAAATGCTATACAATAATGTATGTGTTTGGTGTTGCTATACTGAGAACACGTTCTGTCATTTGGAACATATGCATGTACATAAGAGtgcataaacatgcatatatacTATGCATGTTTGACAAACCTAG
This window encodes:
- the LOC121229309 gene encoding uncharacterized protein isoform X2, encoding MEKNQNKIFMEHSRVSKQYNSVEHGNGEFPHATQAFMPDPMTSLNMSIRPPELKGSDVKPVLNYSIQTGEEFSFEFMRDRLNPRKHFIQNSLGEPSYATGYMDLKGLLGISRTESESGSDISMLNMVEKGPRGFERKDSVHENQSNYGSHQSMRQTTLGYENNRGLLYMSIGTSDGTSTKMKVLCSFGGKILPRPSDRKLRYVGGETRIIRIRKDISWQELKQKILAIYDQTEVIKYQLPGEDFDALVSVSSDEDLQNMMEECNELLDKEASQKLRMFLFSLSDLEDTQFGLGNMDGDSEIQYVVAVNGMDFGTRTSTTLHGLTSFSANNLTEPVGTSINRETSRVAGDSVVISSSNIPGIMVSSSTFQSSQPVLPSSSGAYETRPEFYHGQTMGYPLQYGHNSSNYSYIAEFSNSVPPNGFMNQHERSTEVPPYNGLQQQNLQMPATEFKPKPDCSGHQGNDLEKHRPSETDHPVSSRLHEGKVINHFQCEEVPVAVAPQDVPHFTLKNEAKNQENEKVASSVDAVNEVLVPKQGNDDHHSTSSYADSESNPTDLSYHEPTVPPHKVYYSERIPREQLDLLNRLSKSDDSLGSQLLLAHPQSDMAQQFPNTETVGNLCDTNIASHIEKSAAKLSNKTTDDEISQRQKHKEFPAAVSLMNSKPSEEVLDTGLKQAVSNPMDNIQAPNKDGVQVGFPKDNLSVDEKKPTFDVKAETGPGLPVGSESAFALPHDANLTSKNPPVHFQVDLRTESSTKDDSKENHSSGIIRAAQGDILIDINDRFPRDFLSDIFSKAMLSEESSGVSPLQTDGAGLSLNMENHEPKRWSYFQKLAQDFGEKDGSLINQDHVSDQFAPVGVVPLSQAESDKKIGEDNPKDGQPQVQISESMQFDAMIENLRTPESEYETKSEKRNIGLPPLDPSLGEFDINTLQLIMNEDLEELRELGSGTFGTVYHGKWRGSDVAIKRIKKSCFTGRSSEQERLTNEFWREADILSKLHHPNVVAFYGVVQDGPGGTMATVTEFMVDGSLRHVLLRKDRLLDRRKKLIIAMDAAFGMEYLHSKNIVHFDLKCDNLLVNLKDPSRPICKVGDFGLSKIKRNTLVSGGVRGTLPWMAPELLNGGSNKVSEKVDVFSFGIVLWEILTGEEPYANMHYGAIIGGIVSNTLRPTIPSFCDPEWRKLMEQCWSPNPAARPSFTEIASRLRTMSAAASQSKVQGHKASK
- the LOC121229309 gene encoding uncharacterized protein isoform X1; this translates as MEKNQNKIFMEHSRVSKQYNSVEHGNGEFPHATQAFMPDPMTSLNMSIRPPELKGSDVKPVLNYSIQTGEEFSFEFMRDRLNPRKHFIQNSLGEPSYATGYMDLKGLLGISRTESESGSDISMLNMVEKGPRGFERKDSVHENQSNYGSHQSMRQTTLGYENNRGLLYMSIGTSDGTSTKMKVLCSFGGKILPRPSDRKLRYVGGETRIIRIRKDISWQELKQKILAIYDQTEVIKYQLPGEDFDALVSVSSDEDLQNMMEECNELLDKEASQKLRMFLFSLSDLEDTQFGLGNMDGDSEIQYVVAVNGMDFGTRTSTTLHGLTSFSANNLTEPVGTSINRETSRVAGDSVVISSSNIPGIMVSSSTFQSSQPVLPSSSGAYETRPEFYHGQTMGYPLQYGHNSSNYSYIAEFSNSVPPNGFMNQHERSTEVPPYNGLQQQNLQMPATEFKPKPDCSGHQGNDLEKHRPSETDHPVSSRLHEGKVINHFQCEEVPVAVAPQDVPHFTLKNEAKNQENEKVASSVDAVNEVLVPKQGNDDHHSTSSYADSESNPTDLSYHEPTVPPHKVYYSERIPREQLDLLNRLSKSDDSLGSQLLLAHPQSDMAQQFPNTETVGNLCDTNIASHIEKSAAKLSNKTTDDEISQRQKHKEFPAAVSLMNSKPSEEVLDTGLKQAVSNPMDNIQAPNKDGVQVGFPKDNLSVDEKKPTFDVKAETGPGLPVGSESAFALPHDANLTSKNPPVHFQVDLRTESSTKDDSKENHSSGIIRAAQGDILIDINDRFPRDFLSDIFSKAMLSEESSGVSPLQTDGAGLSLNMENHEPKRWSYFQKLAQDFGEKDGSLINQDHVSDQFAPVGVVPLSQAESDKKIGEDNPKDGQPQVQISESMQFDAMIENLRTPESEYEKTKSEKRNIGLPPLDPSLGEFDINTLQLIMNEDLEELRELGSGTFGTVYHGKWRGSDVAIKRIKKSCFTGRSSEQERLTNEFWREADILSKLHHPNVVAFYGVVQDGPGGTMATVTEFMVDGSLRHVLLRKDRLLDRRKKLIIAMDAAFGMEYLHSKNIVHFDLKCDNLLVNLKDPSRPICKVGDFGLSKIKRNTLVSGGVRGTLPWMAPELLNGGSNKVSEKVDVFSFGIVLWEILTGEEPYANMHYGAIIGGIVSNTLRPTIPSFCDPEWRKLMEQCWSPNPAARPSFTEIASRLRTMSAAASQSKVQGHKASK